DNA sequence from the Penicillium psychrofluorescens genome assembly, chromosome: 3 genome:
CTGGCGAGGACTGCTGCTCACGAACGGCATGTTGCTATCAGCATCGACACCCGAAGGACCGCTCGTTGCATCCCGATTGAAGCGTGGTGGGCTGAACAACGAAGTATTTAAGCCCTGCTGGTGCGGAGTGGGTGACCTCGGAAGGAATGAGGGAGAATTGGCGTCTGCATGAGGTAAAAACGCAGAAGAGGTCCCAGGAGCAAAGGCTGGGGTGGAATCACTGGCCGGCAAAGAGTAGTTGGCAGAGAAAGGATAGGACGCATTGTTGGGCTCCGACATGGGCGTCAGGGTAGGCCCGGCGGTGGTCGATTCCGGTGGAGCGCTGCCGTCGGTCGTCGGTGTCGGGGCTGGCTGCAAAGATGGCGGCCGTGCCGCTTGGGCATCGACCgacttgcgcttggcggAGTTGGCAATCTTCGGACGAAGATGCTCCGGAAGATCTTCGGGACGTTCGATGCCCAACTGGGCCATGATCTTTTGCTGCTTGGTAGGACGCGGCTTCCTTGTCGACAATGACTGCTCCAGAATTGGTGGCGGCTGCGGGGCAACAGGTGCCCATTTATGTATTTCTTGCCGGAAGAAATTCGTCTCATAGGCTAAAAGCACCTCGGCGCCCTCAATCTTCCGCAGGTAGAAGATCAAGGTAGGCACCTCCTCGGTGGTCGTACACGTAGCATTTGTGAAGCCGTGCAGGAAATCGCGGAATGCCGTTGCGTGGCTGACGATGCTGTCCAgcacttcctcttcatccggCTGGAAAGGCAGACCCGCGATCTCGGCCTGCCAGTCCTGAAGATCTTCCAGTTTGGGACGCGCCGCATCACGCGGAATCTTCTGCCTCCAGTCGCAGATGGGACAGGTGTACTTGTCGAATTCCTTGACCTTGCCTCGAGCAATCTTCAAACATTTGCCGTGGTACCTATATCCCAGGTCAGTCATTATGCTCTAGCAGGGAGAAATAAACTAGACTCACCACTCGTGGCAGACTTCACATTCAATCATCATTCCAGACTCCTTGTGTCTGCAAATGCAGAACACATCTCCTTTCTCCGATTTTGGACCAAACATGTTGGTGGTCGGGTTCTCAAGTAAACCGTCTGGGGTATTGTGCCGCGACGAAGGTTCCACAGGGGGCCGATAGCTGTCCTGCAGGTCGAAACAATACACATTCCGCTTGTCGACATACTCCATATGCGACTTCAAGATATGAAGAGGAGCATTGGCCTTGCCAAACAatttcttccctttccgCATCCAGTCCTCGTGGCGCTTTTGTTCACGCTCCAAATCAATCGCCCCGATAGGTCGACTATTCAACTGTTCCAATGACTCTGTGAGCTCACGAACATCCTTATACTTTGGGCGGTTTTTCATGTCGGAGTCCTTGCTGCGTTCATAGAGGTCCTGGATCCGCTTCTGGGCCTCGCGTTGTTTGGTAAGGATCGCCTCCACAGAGGCCAAAGTGTCCGGCGAGACCGGGAAACGGGAAGCCTGGGCCGAGAGCGCCTCCAATTGCTGATAGTGGACAGCATCGACCGCCATCAGTTCTTGGGCTTTGGCCTCCCACGCTTCACCATGACGGCGGAGCTCTTGGAAATGACGCAGAAGTTCGTTACTCTCGGAAAGTCCCAACTGTTCTCCATTGGAAACAATCTCATGGCAGTCCTTGAGGGTGATGTGTTTGTCTCGTCTCTGCCGTGCCTCATCGGTCCATTTCATTTGGCGCACAATCCGTTCCAGGTGCTCCACTTCCGGGATGTCCACGTTGAAATTGCGGCTAGATTCGACTAACTCCTCAATTTCTTGGCTCGATCGGAGATGCGGGTTCATCAGAGCAGCGTTAACCTCCTTGCGGAAtttctcgatctcgcgggtcttctcttccagagccGCCATCTGTGGACAGTCGAAGGAAAGTTTATCAGCCTCTGCCAGAAGGGCGTAGATGTGTTCCACTCTGCGGACTTCACGATCCCGATCGtccagctgcgccgcctTGGTACTGCCTCTACGCCATGCTTTCTCGTTTTTCCTCCGGTTCTGCTGCTTCCGGGTAATGTAGTTGTTGGCTTCTTCAACCCACTTATCGCAACGCTGGACGAAGGCCGCAAGATCTTGGAGGCCGGGCAGGTGGTATGGGATTTTCTCACCTTCACTGAGTAAGTTATGAAGGGACTTCAGCTGTGGCTTTGGTTCGTCCTCCAGGGTCCTGTCGAGCTTTTCGTTCCATATTTCCGGGATTTTTGAGCGCTCCTGTACCTTCTGGACTAGCTCCTTCAATGCGTCGTCAGTTAGGCGATAGCGTAAGGTATGGCCTGATCCAAGTAGCTTCTGTGGAAAGGGTTCGCCGCAACAGTCATAGGTCTCCACATGCAACAAGCAAAGGGTCTTGTCTGACTTGTGACAGCGGAACTGGGTGAGATAAGTGTAAGCCTTGCAGTACTGGCACTGGTAGTCCTCCTCAGGGAGGTCTTTCTCCTCAACCAAAACCGTGAGCTGGCAATCACCAGTTGGGGAGTCAGTGCCAAGGGTACAGTTATGGGGTGCGACCTCCCTGTGACGGGCAATGAACGTTGCGCGATCATTTAGCTCTCTCGTGGTGGTCCGTTCGAGAGCAGGAGCCAGCCACTTAGCAGTGGTGATAGATGTATCGCGAGCAGCCGCCGTGAGTAGAAGCTCGTCATGGGAGAAGCACGGGTGCTTGCGGAAGGACTGCAGCCGTTCGACACCCATCGCTCCCCATGGTTCCCAGTCTGCAGGGGCAAAGTTGACAGCCTCATTGAAATTGAATCCATGGTTAAAACCCGCATGGTACGCTTGAGGGAACGTGAGGACAAATTGGCCGGCTCTCTGATCTATCGCGTAGACATTGACACCAGCCTTGCGCAGCTTGTCCGGCGGCATCAAGGTGACCAGCTGGAAAAGGAGATCGGGCTGACCTTCGAACAGCTCCGGGACGGCCTCTTTCATAGC
Encoded proteins:
- a CDS encoding uncharacterized protein (ID:PFLUO_005554-T1.cds;~source:funannotate): MVAPVSAGASTAAQSKPGRSSSTHPSHAHNVPLSARRSTPLDLLTVERRGQPNTPREPSKRVRPHGLPEAPTFRPTEEEFKDPVAYIQKIAPEGKKYGICRVVPPENWQPPFAIDTERFHFKTRRQELNSVEGGMVPRPAVFAAGGAIPQPNSDPNSYAGNRANMNYTDQLAMFHKQHGTNYSRLPSVDKRPLDLYKLKKAVEVRGGFEQVCKTKKWAEIGRDLGYSGKIMSSLSTSLKNSYQRYLQPYEEWLRVAKPGVQQQLEQEQGGPYTPSPRQSPMTKKSVGEENGTPSKTRPGTPTPRPSAGPNTPMEKSPEKPTPSVEPTPPVRPMSGFTPVNSGLGGFTAVNQSPSFVSVNNGPTIKHETENGVSTPGSVAEHSTISTPVPNGEAGQPAKRAISHDSASQAENGDADGGNGRRSKRLKKDGAPPTVSGSHMSVLRPAGPKRKDGPRRTGDRCETCGKSDNHSAILVCDNCELGYHKTCLDPSTTTGPEQDWHCPRCLVGNGEFGFEDGGVYSLKQFQEKANDFKKKYFASKMPFDPVLNTHRRETEDDVEAEFWKLVVDLHETVEVEYGADIHSTTHGSGFPTIERNPLDPHSSDPWNLNVLPFYGDSLFRHIKSDVSGMTVPWVYVGMCFSTFCWHNEDHYAYSANYQHFGATKTWYGIPGADAEAFERAMKEAVPELFEGQPDLLFQLVTLMPPDKLRKAGVNVYAIDQRAGQFVLTFPQAYHAGFNHGFNFNEAVNFAPADWEPWGAMGVERLQSFRKHPCFSHDELLLTAAARDTSITTAKWLAPALERTTTRELNDRATFIARHREVAPHNCTLGTDSPTGDCQLTVLVEEKDLPEEDYQCQYCKAYTYLTQFRCHKSDKTLCLLHVETYDCCGEPFPQKLLGSGHTLRYRLTDDALKELVQKVQERSKIPEIWNEKLDRTLEDEPKPQLKSLHNLLSEGEKIPYHLPGLQDLAAFVQRCDKWVEEANNYITRKQQNRRKNEKAWRRGSTKAAQLDDRDREVRRVEHIYALLAEADKLSFDCPQMAALEEKTREIEKFRKEVNAALMNPHLRSSQEIEELVESSRNFNVDIPEVEHLERIVRQMKWTDEARQRRDKHITLKDCHEIVSNGEQLGLSESNELLRHFQELRRHGEAWEAKAQELMAVDAVHYQQLEALSAQASRFPVSPDTLASVEAILTKQREAQKRIQDLYERSKDSDMKNRPKYKDVRELTESLEQLNSRPIGAIDLEREQKRHEDWMRKGKKLFGKANAPLHILKSHMEYVDKRNVYCFDLQDSYRPPVEPSSRHNTPDGLLENPTTNMFGPKSEKGDVFCICRHKESGMMIECEVCHEWYHGKCLKIARGKVKEFDKYTCPICDWRQKIPRDAARPKLEDLQDWQAEIAGLPFQPDEEEVLDSIVSHATAFRDFLHGFTNATCTTTEEVPTLIFYLRKIEGAEVLLAYETNFFRQEIHKWAPVAPQPPPILEQSLSTRKPRPTKQQKIMAQLGIERPEDLPEHLRPKIANSAKRKSVDAQAARPPSLQPAPTPTTDGSAPPESTTAGPTLTPMSEPNNASYPFSANYSLPASDSTPAFAPGTSSAFLPHADANSPSFLPRSPTPHQQGLNTSLFSPPRFNRDATSGPSGVDADSNMPFVSSSPRQDLDDVFADLTNQEPELESEAGPSQADQPDPEPLENTHAADALEAMDVSNGSSRAGSVHEDAPSGGTAQSTLNGGKETTITTATATATTQAES